A region from the Nonlabens sp. YIK11 genome encodes:
- the rplT gene encoding 50S ribosomal protein L20: protein MPRATNRVASRARRKKVLKQAKGYFGRRKNVWTVAKNAVEKAMSYSYRDRRNKKRTFRRLWITRINAGARMHGMSYSQFMGAVKKNNIELNRKVLADLAMNHPEAFAAVVNQVK, encoded by the coding sequence ATGCCAAGAGCAACAAACAGAGTGGCCTCAAGAGCCCGCAGAAAAAAAGTCCTCAAGCAGGCAAAAGGTTATTTTGGACGTCGTAAAAACGTATGGACAGTAGCCAAAAACGCAGTAGAGAAAGCCATGTCTTACTCCTACCGCGATAGAAGAAACAAGAAAAGAACCTTCCGTAGATTATGGATCACGCGTATCAACGCTGGTGCAAGAATGCACGGAATGAGCTACTCACAGTTTATGGGAGCTGTTAAAAAGAACAACATCGAGTTGAATCGTAAAGTTCTTGCTGACCTAGCAATGAATCACCCAGAAGCTTTTGCAGCTGTAGTCAATCAAGTAAAATAA
- the rpmI gene encoding 50S ribosomal protein L35: MPKMKTKSSAKKRFKLTGTGKIKRKHAFKSHILTKKSKKRKLALTHDTLVHKSDEDNIKLQLRLK, translated from the coding sequence ATGCCTAAGATGAAAACAAAATCCAGTGCCAAAAAGCGTTTCAAGCTTACCGGTACAGGAAAGATCAAAAGAAAACACGCTTTTAAAAGTCACATCCTGACTAAAAAGAGCAAGAAACGTAAACTAGCCTTGACGCACGATACCCTTGTGCACAAGTCTGACGAAGACAATATCAAGTTACAATTGCGTCTTAAGTAA
- the infC gene encoding translation initiation factor IF-3, with protein MKEDKHAINEKIRARKLRLVGEGVEPQIIDTRDALAKAQEMEMDLVEISPNADPPVAKIMDYKKFVYEQKKREKAMKANASKVVIKEIRFGPNTDDHDYEFKKNHAEKFLKEGAKLKAYVFFKGRSIIYKDQGEILLLRLAQDLEELGKVEQMPKMEGKRMNMFLAPKKK; from the coding sequence ATCAAAGAAGACAAGCACGCGATCAATGAAAAAATACGTGCACGCAAACTACGACTGGTAGGAGAAGGTGTCGAACCCCAAATTATCGACACTCGAGATGCCCTAGCAAAAGCTCAGGAAATGGAAATGGATCTTGTAGAGATCTCTCCTAATGCTGATCCACCAGTGGCAAAGATCATGGACTACAAAAAGTTTGTCTATGAACAAAAGAAGCGCGAGAAAGCCATGAAGGCAAACGCTTCTAAAGTGGTCATTAAGGAAATCCGTTTCGGTCCTAACACAGATGATCATGATTATGAGTTTAAAAAGAATCATGCCGAGAAATTTCTTAAGGAAGGTGCCAAATTAAAAGCGTACGTATTCTTTAAAGGTCGTTCTATCATTTACAAGGATCAAGGAGAGATACTTTTATTGAGACTCGCCCAAGATCTAGAAGAATTGGGTAAAGTGGAACAGATGCCTAAAATGGAAGGTAAGCGTATGAACATGTTCTTAGCTCCTAAGAAGAAATAA
- the thrS gene encoding threonine--tRNA ligase has protein sequence MIKITLPDGSIKEFESGTTPMDVAMSISHGLARNVISASFNGEKVETKTPLETDGHLVLYTFNDKEGKEAFWHSSSHIMAQAVEELFPEAKLTIGPAIENGFYYDIDFAGRSITEADIPAIEKKAIEIARGKHEFTMRSVSKADALNKYKEENNPFKVELIQNLTDGEITFCDHDTFTDLCRGGHIPNTGIVKAFKIMSIAGAYWRGDENNPQLTRLYGISFPKQKDLTEYLELLEQAKQRDHRKLGKELQLFTFSQRVGQGLPLWLPKGAALRERLENFLKAAQKKAGYEMVMTPHIGSKELYVTSGHYEKYGADSFQPIHTPAEDEEFLLKPMNCPHHCEIYKSIQWSYRDLPKRFAEFGTVYRYEQSGELHGLTRVRGFTQDDAHIFCTPDQLDKEFMDVIDLVLYVFGSLGFENFTAQVSIRDPKKPEKYIGDLDNWEKAENAILRAAQAKGLDYVVEEGEAAFYGPKLDFMVKDALGRSWQLGTIQVDYNLPERFDLWYKGADNESHRPVMIHRAPFGSMERFIAILLEHTGGNFPLWLMPEQCTVLSLSEKYENYAKKVAETLEINEIRTTVDNRAETMGKKIREAEMAKLPYMLIVGEQEEKDGTISVRKHGGDDLGTMTAQQFADLIQKEVASSIKTFEV, from the coding sequence ATGATTAAGATTACCCTGCCAGATGGCAGCATCAAAGAGTTTGAAAGCGGCACCACACCTATGGATGTCGCCATGAGCATATCCCATGGCCTGGCACGCAACGTGATTAGTGCCAGTTTTAACGGTGAAAAGGTCGAGACCAAAACGCCTCTAGAAACAGATGGCCACCTTGTCTTGTACACTTTCAATGACAAAGAAGGTAAAGAGGCCTTCTGGCACTCTTCTTCCCACATCATGGCACAGGCCGTTGAAGAATTGTTTCCTGAAGCCAAATTAACGATAGGACCAGCCATTGAAAATGGTTTCTATTACGACATTGATTTTGCCGGTCGTTCCATCACTGAAGCTGACATTCCTGCCATTGAGAAAAAAGCGATAGAGATTGCTCGCGGCAAGCATGAATTCACCATGCGCAGCGTCTCAAAAGCAGATGCCCTGAACAAATACAAGGAAGAAAACAATCCCTTTAAAGTCGAGCTGATCCAAAACTTGACCGATGGAGAGATCACTTTTTGCGATCACGACACCTTTACCGACTTATGTCGCGGTGGACACATTCCAAACACCGGAATTGTCAAAGCCTTTAAAATTATGAGTATCGCCGGTGCATACTGGCGTGGTGACGAGAACAACCCGCAACTTACCAGGCTGTACGGTATCTCTTTCCCTAAACAAAAAGACCTCACCGAGTATCTAGAGTTACTGGAACAGGCAAAACAACGCGACCACAGAAAGCTGGGCAAGGAATTACAGCTATTTACCTTTTCACAGCGTGTAGGCCAAGGTTTGCCGTTATGGTTGCCTAAAGGTGCTGCGCTTAGAGAGCGCCTGGAAAACTTTTTGAAAGCTGCCCAGAAAAAAGCAGGTTATGAAATGGTCATGACTCCGCACATAGGTTCTAAAGAATTATATGTCACCAGCGGTCACTATGAGAAATATGGTGCCGACTCTTTCCAGCCTATCCATACACCGGCTGAAGATGAAGAGTTCCTATTGAAACCCATGAACTGCCCACATCACTGTGAGATTTACAAAAGCATCCAGTGGTCCTACAGGGATTTACCAAAACGCTTTGCAGAATTTGGTACGGTGTACCGATATGAGCAAAGTGGTGAATTACATGGATTGACCCGTGTGCGTGGCTTTACACAAGATGATGCACACATTTTCTGTACTCCAGATCAATTGGATAAGGAGTTTATGGATGTGATTGATTTGGTGCTTTATGTTTTCGGGTCTTTAGGATTTGAAAATTTCACCGCACAGGTAAGCATCCGAGATCCCAAAAAGCCAGAGAAATACATTGGAGATCTAGACAACTGGGAAAAAGCAGAAAATGCGATTCTTAGAGCTGCGCAGGCTAAAGGATTGGACTATGTGGTTGAAGAAGGTGAAGCTGCATTCTATGGCCCTAAACTGGACTTTATGGTTAAGGATGCCTTGGGTCGTAGCTGGCAGTTAGGAACCATTCAAGTGGACTACAATCTGCCAGAACGCTTTGATCTATGGTACAAAGGTGCTGACAATGAGTCACACAGACCTGTCATGATCCACAGAGCACCATTTGGGAGTATGGAGCGATTTATCGCCATACTATTGGAACACACTGGCGGTAATTTTCCTTTATGGTTGATGCCTGAGCAGTGTACCGTGCTGTCTTTGAGTGAGAAATATGAAAATTATGCAAAAAAGGTAGCGGAAACACTAGAAATTAACGAAATTCGTACCACAGTAGATAATCGAGCCGAGACAATGGGCAAGAAAATCCGCGAGGCAGAAATGGCCAAATTACCCTATATGTTAATAGTAGGTGAGCAAGAAGAAAAGGATGGCACTATTTCTGTACGTAAACATGGTGGAGACGATTTAGGAACAATGACAGCACAACAGTTTGCAGATTTGATTCAAAAAGAAGTCGCCAGCAGTATCAAAACATTTGAAGTTTAA
- a CDS encoding helix-turn-helix transcriptional regulator has translation MQNNLKVWRAKYSYTQQDLADKIQVSRQTINAMEKGKYVPSTVLALKIANVFDTTVLDVFSLETSDWT, from the coding sequence ATGCAGAATAACCTAAAAGTATGGCGAGCAAAATATTCCTATACACAACAAGATCTCGCCGATAAGATTCAAGTAAGCCGACAAACGATTAACGCTATGGAAAAAGGGAAATATGTTCCATCTACCGTTCTAGCTTTAAAGATTGCAAACGTTTTTGACACAACAGTATTGGATGTGTTCTCGTTAGAAACTTCAGACTGGACCTAA
- a CDS encoding BlaI/MecI/CopY family transcriptional regulator, which yields MEKLTQKEEEVMQVLWQLEKAFVKEIVPQLDGSNHYNTISTVVRKLEEKGFVGYNAFGKTHQYFPIVDKESYRNKYVNNAMTSYFNNSYKNMVSFFAKEEKISAKELREILEMIESKKD from the coding sequence ATGGAAAAACTGACCCAAAAGGAAGAAGAGGTGATGCAGGTGCTATGGCAGCTGGAAAAGGCCTTTGTTAAAGAGATTGTGCCGCAGCTGGATGGCTCCAATCACTACAACACCATATCGACCGTAGTGCGCAAGCTGGAAGAAAAGGGATTTGTGGGTTATAATGCCTTTGGTAAGACGCATCAATATTTTCCCATCGTCGATAAGGAAAGCTACCGCAACAAATATGTGAATAACGCCATGACCAGTTATTTTAATAACTCGTACAAGAACATGGTTTCTTTTTTTGCCAAGGAAGAAAAAATTAGTGCCAAGGAGTTGCGCGAGATCCTGGAAATGATTGAATCTAAAAAGGACTAG
- a CDS encoding M56 family metallopeptidase — translation MEEAFDYLWKSAGVLSIFVITYHLLLRRLTFFKANRFFLLFGMVASITFPLIEITQTVYVEQPEVTYSAADMVTAMTLLQQEPPVEPLINTSQLLLMLYAAVSLFFIGKMGVELLSLRKLIISGKRRLEDGYVRISLSRKVTPFSFFKYICFTVGDEQQQDHDLILKHEQVHAREWHSVDLLLSHLYCAVFWLNPLAWWLKRQIGENLEFIADATAKVENTTGISYERTLLSSAASHMQPALANNFFTPFIKKRIQMLQKETSKTWNAYKYALILPVMALFLYSFNTVTKTEYVKSNFKKEQAQNVATSSANTSVTSAAQDVIKENDDKNGEQNATSVATETIEFKIVATTTEQSLETFKKRLKSDHNVDFTYKNLKYQDGKITRIKIELDDNRGFKGSQNYNGDEPINPICITGIIDGNSKKWSMGSCEKTRWTAKGNVLISENDPATYIYSPDSLYFSQSLKFDTDSLMSMMKDLKKIDIDSFHRAMRASYKDLQVRMEDIDIKQMEADLKKAQREMRRMNLDSLHDVMRQARFQILRMNKDSVKSSMKTQFFNTDTLGNDMDNIVIYDVPKAQRGKPIIRSTGTDPILIVDGKRVPYSKMNEIDPQSIKAVDVLKDKAATAVYGEGSENGVIVVTLKSAEDVKLSAIKSTRAIPYIVIDGVVAKQEQMYALDSNKIESFSILKSDEATALYGADAKDGAIIIVTQKKTKTTKNDKEN, via the coding sequence ATGGAAGAAGCATTTGACTACTTATGGAAAAGCGCTGGTGTACTGAGTATTTTTGTGATCACCTATCATCTATTGCTGCGCAGATTAACATTCTTTAAAGCAAACCGGTTCTTTTTGCTATTTGGAATGGTGGCCAGCATCACCTTTCCATTAATCGAGATCACGCAAACGGTTTATGTGGAGCAGCCTGAAGTGACCTACAGCGCTGCAGATATGGTGACCGCCATGACGCTGCTACAGCAGGAACCGCCAGTCGAGCCATTGATCAACACTTCCCAATTACTGCTTATGCTGTATGCGGCTGTAAGCCTCTTTTTTATAGGCAAAATGGGTGTGGAGCTATTGTCCTTGAGGAAATTGATCATCTCTGGGAAGCGTCGGTTGGAAGATGGATATGTAAGAATTTCGCTTTCGCGAAAGGTGACTCCATTCAGCTTTTTCAAGTACATCTGCTTTACGGTAGGCGATGAGCAACAACAGGATCATGACCTGATCCTGAAACACGAGCAGGTTCACGCGAGAGAATGGCACAGTGTGGATTTGTTACTGTCCCATTTGTACTGCGCCGTGTTTTGGTTGAATCCGCTAGCGTGGTGGCTCAAACGTCAAATAGGTGAAAACCTAGAGTTCATCGCAGATGCCACTGCCAAAGTAGAAAACACCACCGGTATAAGTTATGAACGCACCCTACTATCCAGTGCGGCCAGCCATATGCAGCCGGCACTTGCCAATAATTTTTTCACACCTTTTATCAAAAAACGAATTCAAATGCTACAAAAAGAAACTTCAAAAACCTGGAACGCTTACAAATATGCGTTGATCCTGCCTGTTATGGCACTGTTCTTATACAGTTTCAACACGGTGACTAAAACGGAATATGTCAAGTCCAATTTCAAAAAAGAACAAGCTCAGAATGTTGCAACTAGTTCTGCAAATACTTCTGTCACGAGTGCGGCGCAGGATGTTATTAAGGAGAATGACGATAAAAACGGCGAGCAAAATGCAACAAGCGTCGCTACTGAAACGATTGAATTCAAAATCGTCGCCACGACGACAGAGCAAAGTCTTGAAACATTCAAAAAGCGATTAAAATCAGACCACAATGTAGATTTCACTTATAAAAATCTAAAGTATCAAGATGGAAAAATTACCAGGATCAAGATCGAGCTTGATGATAACCGTGGCTTTAAGGGTTCGCAAAACTATAATGGTGATGAACCTATCAATCCTATCTGTATCACTGGTATCATTGATGGTAATAGTAAAAAATGGAGCATGGGCAGCTGTGAGAAGACTAGATGGACTGCAAAAGGAAACGTTTTAATCTCGGAAAATGATCCAGCAACTTATATCTACAGTCCAGATTCCTTATATTTTTCCCAGAGTCTCAAATTTGATACCGATTCTTTGATGTCAATGATGAAGGATCTTAAAAAGATAGACATAGATTCCTTTCACCGTGCCATGAGAGCCAGCTACAAGGATCTACAGGTACGGATGGAAGATATTGATATCAAACAAATGGAAGCTGACCTGAAAAAAGCACAAAGGGAAATGCGTCGCATGAATCTGGATTCTCTTCATGATGTTATGCGACAAGCTAGATTCCAGATACTTAGGATGAATAAGGATAGTGTAAAATCCAGCATGAAAACACAATTCTTTAACACAGATACCTTAGGGAATGACATGGACAATATTGTGATTTATGATGTGCCTAAAGCTCAAAGAGGGAAACCCATCATACGATCTACTGGAACAGATCCTATTTTAATTGTTGATGGTAAGCGAGTTCCTTATTCAAAAATGAATGAAATCGATCCACAGTCCATCAAGGCCGTAGATGTGTTAAAAGATAAAGCTGCAACTGCGGTTTATGGTGAAGGATCAGAAAATGGTGTTATTGTGGTCACCCTTAAATCTGCAGAGGACGTCAAGTTAAGCGCTATTAAAAGCACACGTGCCATTCCATATATCGTGATCGATGGAGTGGTGGCAAAACAGGAGCAGATGTATGCTCTAGATTCTAACAAAATCGAATCATTTTCAATATTAAAGTCTGATGAAGCCACCGCTCTGTACGGTGCAGACGCAAAGGATGGTGCCATCATCATTGTCACTCAAAAGAAGACCAAAACGACAAAAAACGACAAAGAGAATTAA
- a CDS encoding ABC transporter substrate-binding protein: MSIFLKDQCHRPVQLPAAPQRIISLVPSQTELLFDLGLEDKIVGITRFCVHPEKALKEKRVVGGTKKVVKKRLIDLQPDLIICNKEENTMEMVEICSSICPIYVSDVSTLEDALEMIQHIGHLTASTEKARDIIEKIQVSFQQFSDELETKSALYLVWKKPYMTVGRDTFIHDMMRLAGFENVMGTHTRYPQLEMDQIVKQRPEVILLSSEPYNFSENDKAEFDTAFKERSDAEVYGERGRTTKANLPQPRILIVDGEPFSWYGSRLLHSPAYFQKLRSELNEN, from the coding sequence GTGAGCATTTTTCTTAAAGATCAATGCCATAGGCCGGTGCAACTACCAGCAGCACCACAACGCATTATTTCTCTCGTTCCCTCGCAAACCGAATTGCTATTTGACTTAGGTCTTGAGGATAAAATTGTTGGTATTACCAGATTTTGCGTGCATCCAGAAAAAGCTTTAAAAGAAAAGAGGGTTGTGGGTGGCACCAAAAAGGTTGTCAAGAAGCGCCTAATAGACCTACAACCAGATCTAATCATTTGTAATAAAGAAGAGAACACGATGGAAATGGTGGAGATCTGTTCTTCCATTTGTCCTATATACGTTTCAGACGTTTCCACCTTAGAGGACGCTTTAGAAATGATCCAGCACATAGGTCATTTGACTGCCAGCACAGAAAAAGCAAGAGATATCATTGAGAAGATTCAAGTCAGCTTCCAGCAATTCAGCGATGAACTAGAAACAAAATCGGCCTTATATCTTGTTTGGAAAAAGCCATACATGACGGTAGGTCGCGACACTTTTATCCATGACATGATGCGCCTCGCAGGATTTGAAAATGTCATGGGAACACACACTCGATATCCGCAATTGGAAATGGATCAGATCGTCAAACAACGACCAGAAGTGATCTTGCTCTCTTCAGAGCCCTATAATTTTAGTGAGAACGACAAAGCTGAATTTGATACCGCTTTCAAAGAGCGCAGCGATGCAGAAGTTTATGGTGAGCGAGGTCGAACCACCAAAGCGAACCTACCACAACCACGCATCCTCATCGTGGACGGTGAACCATTTTCATGGTACGGCAGCAGGCTGCTACATTCACCTGCCTATTTCCAGAAGTTAAGAAGTGAGTTGAACGAGAACTAA
- a CDS encoding LemA family protein, whose product MNNAKIAGLGCGALAGIGALAVIIILAIYGITWNNTAVAKSEAVQSQWANVESSYQRRSDLIPNIVATAKQYAEFEQETLTGVIEARAKATSVNVDASNLTAEQIQAFSEAQGAVSSGLGRLLATYENYPNLKANENFKELINELERTENRINVERNRYNDTVQVYNLQIKKFPGSILASFLGFDESPYFKADEGAQNAPKVGDLFNN is encoded by the coding sequence ATGAACAACGCTAAAATAGCAGGACTAGGCTGCGGTGCTCTAGCAGGAATCGGTGCACTTGCGGTCATTATCATATTAGCCATCTACGGCATAACATGGAACAACACAGCAGTTGCAAAAAGCGAAGCGGTACAATCCCAATGGGCGAATGTTGAGAGTAGCTATCAACGCAGGTCTGACCTTATTCCCAATATTGTCGCGACCGCAAAACAATATGCAGAGTTTGAACAGGAAACGCTAACTGGTGTTATTGAGGCTCGAGCCAAAGCGACCAGCGTTAATGTCGATGCCTCCAACCTTACCGCAGAGCAAATTCAGGCATTTAGCGAGGCGCAAGGTGCCGTTTCCAGTGGTTTAGGCCGATTATTGGCGACCTATGAGAACTATCCTAACCTCAAGGCTAACGAGAACTTCAAGGAATTGATCAACGAGTTGGAGCGTACTGAAAACCGCATCAATGTAGAACGCAACCGTTACAACGATACCGTACAGGTCTACAATTTGCAAATCAAGAAATTCCCAGGATCTATATTGGCATCCTTTTTAGGCTTTGATGAATCTCCTTATTTTAAGGCAGATGAAGGCGCACAGAACGCCCCTAAAGTAGGAGATCTTTTCAATAATTAA
- a CDS encoding TPM domain-containing protein yields MASKVEAFLSANDEEEVVEAIRKAELRTSGEIRVHLERTCAGNAYTRAQELFHLLKMDNTKDANGILFYLAVDDRKFAVLGDSGINNVVPGNFWNSIKDGMEARFRESEFKKGLVTGIELVGEKLAAYFPWHKDDVNELPDQISTS; encoded by the coding sequence ATGGCGAGCAAGGTAGAAGCATTTCTAAGCGCAAACGACGAGGAAGAAGTCGTAGAGGCGATACGCAAGGCAGAACTGCGCACCAGTGGCGAGATACGCGTCCATCTGGAGCGCACTTGTGCCGGCAATGCCTACACGCGCGCCCAGGAATTGTTTCATCTACTCAAAATGGACAACACTAAGGATGCTAATGGCATCCTATTTTACTTGGCCGTGGACGATCGCAAATTTGCCGTTTTAGGCGATAGTGGGATCAACAACGTGGTTCCAGGTAATTTTTGGAATTCCATAAAAGATGGTATGGAGGCTCGCTTTCGCGAAAGCGAATTCAAAAAAGGCCTGGTTACGGGAATCGAACTCGTAGGAGAGAAATTGGCCGCTTATTTCCCATGGCACAAGGACGACGTCAATGAACTTCCAGACCAGATATCTACCAGTTGA
- a CDS encoding TPM domain-containing protein: MKQHFFYIFACFLLLSSTAYAQFEIPEKPSSESKQTAVYDYVDLLDSSQKAALTSKLLRYADSTSTQIVVAIIGSTDGQDISMVSAEWGQQWGIGQAGEDNGILILLARDDRRVDIATGYGIEYRLTDLMSERIINRVIIPEFKRGDYYAGLDKAADAIFAALNGEFTETRDFSKSSGVPVQAIIVLGFIILVIIMSIKNRNNDGNNGGRRSGASLLDIIVLSSLGRGGFGGGGSFGGGSSGGFGGGGGFGGGFGGGGFGGGGASGGW, encoded by the coding sequence TTGAAACAGCACTTCTTCTACATATTTGCCTGTTTTCTGCTGCTTTCCAGCACTGCATATGCGCAGTTTGAAATTCCTGAAAAGCCCAGCAGTGAATCAAAACAAACGGCAGTTTACGATTATGTGGATTTGCTGGACTCTAGTCAGAAAGCTGCATTGACCAGCAAACTGTTGCGTTATGCAGATAGCACGAGTACACAAATCGTGGTGGCGATCATAGGTAGTACAGATGGTCAAGATATTTCAATGGTGTCTGCAGAATGGGGCCAGCAATGGGGCATAGGTCAGGCAGGTGAAGATAACGGTATTCTAATTCTGCTGGCTCGAGATGATAGACGCGTTGATATCGCTACAGGCTACGGCATCGAATACCGGTTAACCGATTTGATGTCAGAGCGCATCATCAATCGTGTTATCATCCCAGAGTTTAAAAGAGGCGATTACTACGCAGGGCTAGACAAAGCCGCTGATGCTATTTTCGCTGCGCTAAACGGCGAGTTTACCGAAACTCGGGATTTCTCAAAAAGTTCTGGTGTGCCGGTTCAAGCGATCATCGTCTTGGGCTTTATCATTCTAGTCATTATCATGAGTATCAAAAACCGAAACAACGATGGTAATAACGGCGGCCGCAGATCTGGCGCTTCTTTACTAGACATTATTGTACTCAGCAGTTTGGGTCGCGGTGGTTTTGGCGGTGGTGGCAGTTTTGGCGGTGGTTCCAGCGGCGGCTTTGGCGGCGGCGGCGGTTTCGGTGGTGGCTTTGGCGGCGGCGGCTTTGGTGGCGGCGGCGCTAGTGGTGGATGGTAG
- a CDS encoding DEAD/DEAH box helicase gives MTFKELGLDESILKALQDQGYENPTPIQAQSIPILLKGKDLLGVAQTGTGKTAAFSIPILQQLLEGEGPRKKRKIRSLVVTPTRELAIQIDENFTAYAKYTNIKNTVIYGGVKQTKQVYALHQGVDVLVATPGRLLDLISQKYISLADIEYFVLDEADQMLDMGFIHDIKKLLKLLPKQRQSLFFSATMPKAIVELSRQILGDFERVTIEPEKTTAEKVEQRIYHVNKKNKTNLLVHLLETDMNDSTLVFSRTKHGANKIVKDLEKAGIKSAAIHGNKSQVARQRALGDFKDGKLQALVATDIAARGIDIDELAYVINYDLPNVSESYVHRIGRTGRAGASGMAASFCMLEERPFLKDIEKLIQTKIPVVDDHPFEFKMEDAAEPSLKKQGGNRGRGGGRNSRPSGGKPKSTGNRNKNRSRSSNS, from the coding sequence ATGACATTTAAAGAATTGGGGCTCGACGAGTCCATCCTGAAAGCTTTACAGGACCAAGGATATGAGAATCCAACACCTATTCAAGCACAATCCATTCCCATCTTATTAAAAGGCAAGGACCTACTAGGCGTCGCACAGACCGGTACCGGTAAGACAGCTGCCTTTTCCATTCCTATCCTACAGCAATTGCTGGAAGGTGAAGGACCTAGAAAGAAGCGCAAGATCAGATCATTGGTGGTGACACCTACCAGAGAACTTGCGATACAGATTGATGAGAATTTTACCGCTTACGCGAAATACACCAACATCAAAAACACCGTCATTTATGGTGGTGTCAAACAAACCAAACAAGTCTACGCACTACATCAAGGTGTCGATGTACTCGTCGCAACACCTGGAAGGTTGTTAGATCTAATAAGCCAAAAGTATATTTCCCTGGCAGATATTGAGTATTTCGTACTCGATGAAGCTGATCAAATGCTGGACATGGGTTTTATCCATGACATCAAGAAACTACTAAAATTATTACCTAAACAACGTCAATCGCTGTTTTTTAGCGCGACCATGCCTAAGGCGATCGTGGAACTTTCCCGACAAATTTTGGGAGATTTTGAGCGCGTGACCATCGAGCCAGAAAAAACCACTGCCGAAAAAGTAGAACAACGCATCTATCACGTCAACAAGAAAAATAAGACTAACCTATTGGTCCACCTTCTTGAAACTGACATGAATGATTCCACGCTTGTTTTTTCCAGAACAAAGCATGGTGCTAACAAGATCGTTAAAGACCTTGAAAAAGCAGGGATCAAAAGTGCCGCCATTCACGGTAACAAATCACAAGTGGCGCGCCAGCGTGCGCTAGGTGATTTTAAAGATGGAAAATTACAGGCGCTTGTGGCGACAGATATTGCCGCTCGCGGTATCGACATCGACGAGCTTGCATATGTGATCAACTATGACTTGCCTAACGTTTCAGAATCTTATGTGCACCGTATAGGTCGTACAGGTAGAGCTGGAGCTAGTGGTATGGCAGCTAGTTTTTGTATGCTGGAAGAACGACCTTTTTTGAAGGACATTGAAAAATTGATCCAGACAAAAATACCTGTGGTAGACGATCATCCATTTGAATTTAAAATGGAAGACGCGGCAGAACCTAGTTTGAAAAAACAAGGAGGCAATCGTGGTCGCGGCGGTGGTCGCAATTCAAGACCATCTGGCGGCAAACCTAAATCTACTGGGAATCGCAATAAGAATAGAAGCCGCAGCTCCAATTCTTAA
- a CDS encoding GNAT family N-acetyltransferase gives MQDHHFIYTTPKASQITDAISLLKKAAQRLQSQNIKQWSYWLDPPAERLEWLQEGFEKGQFTFVYKDEKLIATYRLMDVDLKYWGKKEESAYYIHSLVVDPDFKGQKIGSHLIHRIFQKALIAKKQFLRLDCDATNDGLCQYYERLGFEKVGQVQMELSLNALFERPVLNKK, from the coding sequence ATGCAGGACCACCACTTTATTTATACAACTCCCAAAGCTTCGCAAATTACCGATGCGATAAGTTTATTGAAGAAGGCTGCACAACGGCTTCAATCCCAAAATATCAAGCAATGGAGTTACTGGCTCGATCCACCAGCCGAACGATTGGAATGGCTACAAGAAGGATTCGAAAAGGGTCAGTTTACCTTTGTGTATAAGGATGAAAAACTCATCGCTACGTATCGCTTGATGGATGTGGACCTCAAGTATTGGGGCAAGAAAGAAGAAAGCGCCTACTATATTCATTCCTTGGTCGTTGACCCAGATTTTAAGGGACAGAAAATCGGATCGCACCTCATCCATCGCATATTTCAAAAAGCCCTCATAGCCAAAAAACAATTCCTGAGATTGGATTGCGATGCAACTAACGACGGCCTTTGCCAGTATTATGAGAGGTTGGGATTTGAAAAAGTAGGACAGGTACAAATGGAACTGTCCCTAAATGCACTTTTTGAACGACCCGTTTTAAATAAGAAATAG